Proteins found in one Acanthopagrus latus isolate v.2019 chromosome 3, fAcaLat1.1, whole genome shotgun sequence genomic segment:
- the fkbp9 gene encoding peptidyl-prolyl cis-trans isomerase FKBP9 isoform X1 — MIQCLPRMLFLSVLVAFAACDAPPVPLDDILIEKTFVPEQCVRAVKVGDYVRYHYIGTFPDGKKFDSSYDRGSTYNVFVGKKQLIEGMDKALVGMCVNERSLVKIPPHLAYGKRGYGDIIPADSILHFDVLLLDVWNPEDGVQINTYHMPETCDRKVEVSDYVRYHYNGTLLDGTLFDSSHTRMRTYDTYVGIGWLIAGMDQGLLGMCVGERRIITMPPSLGYGENGDGSDIPGQASLVFDVVLLDLHNPRDGITVTNQVVPEPCTRKSVSGDFVRYHYNGSLLDGTFFDSSYSRNRTYDTYVGRGYVIAGMDEGLIGVCVGERRTITIPPHLAYGEEGTGSKIPGSAVLVFDVHIIDFHNPSDITEVKVTYMPEECDRQTKKGDFIKYHYNASLMDGTSIDSTYNYGKTYNIVLGANQVVPGMEEGLMEMCVGEKRHLIIPPHLGYGERGVTDEVPGSAVLVFDIELIDMEEGLPEGYMFIWNDDVSPDLFAEMDKDDNKQVEPSEFTDYIMRQVTEGKGRLAPGFDPYRIIDNMFSNQDRNGDGKITEAEFKLKADEPAHDEL, encoded by the exons ATGATCCAGTGTTTGCCGCGAATGCTCTTTCTGTCGGTTCTGGTGGCGTTCGCCGCCTGCGACGCTCCCCCGGTGCCGCTAGACGACATCCTCATAGAGAAAACTTTCGTGCCGGAGCAGTGTGTGCGCGCAGTCAAAGTCGGGGATTATGTCAGGTATCACTACATCGGCACGTTTCCGGACGGCAAGAAGTTCGACTCCAG TTACGACCGCGGCAGCACGTACAACGTGTTTGTTGGCAAGAAGCAGCTGATCGAAGGGATGGACAAAGCTCTGGTGGGGATGTGTGTCAACGAGAGAAGTCTGGTGAAGATCCCCCCTCACCTCGCCTACGGAAAGCGTGGATACG GCGACATCATCCCTGCGGACTCCATCCTCCACTTTGACGTCCTGCTGCTCGACGTGTGGAACCCGGAGGACGGCGTCCAGATCAACACCTACCACATGCCCGAGACCTGCGACAGAAAGGTGGAGGTGTCTGACTACGTACGCTACCACTACAACGGCACCCTGCTGGACGGGACGCTGTTCGACTCCag CCACACCCGCATGCGCACCTATGACACCTACGTTGGGATCGGGTGGCTGATTGCCGGTATGGATCAGGGCCTTCTGGGAATGTGCGTCGGAGAGAGACGCATCATCACAATGCCTCCCTCGCTTGGATATGGAGAGAACGGAGACG GCAGCGACATCCCAGGACAGGCGTCCCTGGTGTTTGACGTCGTACTCCTGGACCTCCACAACCCCAGAGACGGGATCACGGTGACCAATCAGGTGGTGCCGGAGCCCTGCACCAGGAAGTCCGTCTCTGGAGACTTTGTGCGCTACCACTACAACGGCAGCCTCCTCGACGGGACGTTTTTTGATTCCAG CTACTCTCGCAATCGTACCTACGACACCTACGTGGGCCGAGGCTACGTGATTGCCGGCATGGACGAGGGTCTGATCGGCGTTTGTGTCGGCGAGAGGCGCACCATCACAATCCCCCCGCATCTCGCCTACGGAGAGGAGGGCACGG GCTCGAAGATCCCCGGTTCGGCCGTGCTGGTGTTTGACGTTCACATCATCGACTTCCACAACCCGTCGGACATCACCGAGGTCAAGGTCACGTACATGCCTGAGGAGTGCGACAGGCAGACTAAGAAGGGCGACTTCATCAAATATCACTACAACGCCTCCCTGATGGACGGCACATCCATCGACTCCAC GTATAACTATGGAAAGACTTACAACATCGTCCTGGGAGCGAACCAGGTGGTCCCAGGGATGGAGGAAGGActgatggaaatgtgtgtgGGGGAGAAAAGGCACCTGATAATCCCTCCTCACCTGGGCTACGGGGAGAGAGGAGTCA cTGACGAGGTCCCAGGGAGCGCAGTGCTGGTGTTTGACATCGAGTTGATAGACATGGAGGAGGGACTGCCTGAGGGCTACATGTTCATCTGGAACGACGACGTGTCTCCTGACCTTTTCGCTGAGATGGACAAAGATGACAACAAGCAGGTGGAGCCCTCTGAG TTCACCGACTACATCATGCGGCAGGTGACCGAGGGCAAAGGCCGCCTGGCTCCGGGCTTCGATCCCTATCGCATCATTGACAACATGTTCTCCAACCAGGACCGCAACGGGGACGGAAAGATCACGGAGGCAGAGTTCAAACTCAAAGCAGACGAGCCCGCCCATGACGAGCTATGA
- the fkbp9 gene encoding peptidyl-prolyl cis-trans isomerase FKBP9 isoform X2, translating to MPETCDRKVEVSDYVRYHYNGTLLDGTLFDSSHTRMRTYDTYVGIGWLIAGMDQGLLGMCVGERRIITMPPSLGYGENGDGSDIPGQASLVFDVVLLDLHNPRDGITVTNQVVPEPCTRKSVSGDFVRYHYNGSLLDGTFFDSSYSRNRTYDTYVGRGYVIAGMDEGLIGVCVGERRTITIPPHLAYGEEGTGSKIPGSAVLVFDVHIIDFHNPSDITEVKVTYMPEECDRQTKKGDFIKYHYNASLMDGTSIDSTYNYGKTYNIVLGANQVVPGMEEGLMEMCVGEKRHLIIPPHLGYGERGVTDEVPGSAVLVFDIELIDMEEGLPEGYMFIWNDDVSPDLFAEMDKDDNKQVEPSEFTDYIMRQVTEGKGRLAPGFDPYRIIDNMFSNQDRNGDGKITEAEFKLKADEPAHDEL from the exons ATGCCCGAGACCTGCGACAGAAAGGTGGAGGTGTCTGACTACGTACGCTACCACTACAACGGCACCCTGCTGGACGGGACGCTGTTCGACTCCag CCACACCCGCATGCGCACCTATGACACCTACGTTGGGATCGGGTGGCTGATTGCCGGTATGGATCAGGGCCTTCTGGGAATGTGCGTCGGAGAGAGACGCATCATCACAATGCCTCCCTCGCTTGGATATGGAGAGAACGGAGACG GCAGCGACATCCCAGGACAGGCGTCCCTGGTGTTTGACGTCGTACTCCTGGACCTCCACAACCCCAGAGACGGGATCACGGTGACCAATCAGGTGGTGCCGGAGCCCTGCACCAGGAAGTCCGTCTCTGGAGACTTTGTGCGCTACCACTACAACGGCAGCCTCCTCGACGGGACGTTTTTTGATTCCAG CTACTCTCGCAATCGTACCTACGACACCTACGTGGGCCGAGGCTACGTGATTGCCGGCATGGACGAGGGTCTGATCGGCGTTTGTGTCGGCGAGAGGCGCACCATCACAATCCCCCCGCATCTCGCCTACGGAGAGGAGGGCACGG GCTCGAAGATCCCCGGTTCGGCCGTGCTGGTGTTTGACGTTCACATCATCGACTTCCACAACCCGTCGGACATCACCGAGGTCAAGGTCACGTACATGCCTGAGGAGTGCGACAGGCAGACTAAGAAGGGCGACTTCATCAAATATCACTACAACGCCTCCCTGATGGACGGCACATCCATCGACTCCAC GTATAACTATGGAAAGACTTACAACATCGTCCTGGGAGCGAACCAGGTGGTCCCAGGGATGGAGGAAGGActgatggaaatgtgtgtgGGGGAGAAAAGGCACCTGATAATCCCTCCTCACCTGGGCTACGGGGAGAGAGGAGTCA cTGACGAGGTCCCAGGGAGCGCAGTGCTGGTGTTTGACATCGAGTTGATAGACATGGAGGAGGGACTGCCTGAGGGCTACATGTTCATCTGGAACGACGACGTGTCTCCTGACCTTTTCGCTGAGATGGACAAAGATGACAACAAGCAGGTGGAGCCCTCTGAG TTCACCGACTACATCATGCGGCAGGTGACCGAGGGCAAAGGCCGCCTGGCTCCGGGCTTCGATCCCTATCGCATCATTGACAACATGTTCTCCAACCAGGACCGCAACGGGGACGGAAAGATCACGGAGGCAGAGTTCAAACTCAAAGCAGACGAGCCCGCCCATGACGAGCTATGA